A genomic region of Pseudomonas sp. RSB 5.4 contains the following coding sequences:
- a CDS encoding PLP-dependent aminotransferase family protein, producing MTVKVSIAMVSILRDGLANGVGVKYKRLADAVQQAIAEGVIAAGAKLPPHRLLADSLGVTIGTISRAYGELERVGLVVARVGDGTYVRERGMERPQDRGFRNVSDEPRACFDMSRNQPIPGQEAAFMSQTLHSLASDPRGLQQLTGYTVESGLLQHRQAGARWLSHGAFQPHADQVLCVNGGQHGLLCALMGLLKAGDTLVTEHLTYPGLISVARQLGIKLIGVAMDDEGLLPAALDDICRQHRVSALYCTPTIQNPTAAVMSVPRREAIADICRQHNLLIFEDDAHAVLARQRPLPLSHFAAERAVLIGSLSKAVSAGLRVGYLHAPQALIGRLSAAIRGTCWMANPLAMELASRWIDNGMAERLLDEQISEIGRRKALVAPVLAGLNYKADAHSPHFWIEVPELWRASQIAAELKENNYLVATAEAFAVGHAAVPQFIRASVCNAVGEDRLLLSGFEALARALTETV from the coding sequence ATGACTGTCAAAGTAAGTATTGCCATGGTGTCAATCCTCCGCGACGGCCTCGCCAACGGGGTCGGCGTGAAGTACAAGCGCCTGGCAGATGCGGTGCAGCAGGCTATCGCCGAAGGCGTGATTGCGGCGGGAGCGAAATTGCCGCCGCACCGGCTGTTGGCCGATAGCCTGGGCGTGACCATCGGCACCATCAGTCGCGCCTATGGCGAACTGGAGCGGGTCGGTCTGGTGGTGGCCCGCGTCGGCGATGGCACTTATGTGCGTGAGCGCGGGATGGAGCGGCCGCAGGACAGGGGCTTTCGCAATGTCAGCGATGAGCCGCGCGCCTGTTTTGACATGAGCCGCAATCAGCCGATCCCCGGGCAGGAAGCGGCGTTCATGAGCCAGACCCTGCACAGCCTCGCCAGTGATCCGCGCGGCTTGCAGCAGTTGACCGGTTACACCGTCGAAAGCGGTTTGCTGCAGCATCGGCAGGCGGGGGCGCGCTGGTTGAGTCATGGCGCGTTTCAGCCGCACGCCGATCAGGTGTTGTGCGTCAATGGCGGCCAGCATGGCTTGCTGTGCGCCTTGATGGGCCTGCTCAAGGCCGGCGATACGCTGGTTACCGAGCATCTGACCTATCCAGGCCTGATCAGCGTCGCGCGCCAGTTGGGGATCAAACTCATCGGTGTCGCAATGGATGACGAAGGGCTGCTGCCGGCAGCGCTGGACGACATCTGCCGGCAGCACCGTGTCTCGGCGCTGTACTGCACGCCGACGATTCAGAACCCGACGGCGGCAGTCATGTCGGTGCCACGGCGCGAGGCGATTGCCGACATCTGTCGCCAACACAATCTGCTGATTTTCGAAGACGACGCACATGCGGTGCTGGCCCGCCAGCGACCGTTGCCGCTGAGCCATTTCGCCGCCGAGCGTGCGGTGTTGATCGGCAGTCTGAGCAAGGCGGTTTCAGCCGGTCTGCGGGTCGGTTATCTGCATGCACCGCAAGCGCTGATCGGGCGCCTGAGTGCGGCCATTCGCGGCACCTGCTGGATGGCCAATCCGCTGGCGATGGAGTTGGCGAGCCGCTGGATCGACAACGGCATGGCCGAGCGTTTGCTGGATGAGCAGATCAGCGAAATCGGCCGACGCAAGGCGCTGGTCGCGCCGGTGTTGGCGGGGCTCAATTACAAAGCGGATGCGCATAGTCCGCACTTCTGGATCGAGGTGCCGGAGCTGTGGCGTGCGTCGCAGATTGCGGCGGAGCTCAAGGAGAACAACTATCTGGTGGCCACCGCCGAAGCATTCGCGGTCGGGCATGCGGCGGTGCCACAGTTCATTCGAGCGAGTGTGTGCAATGCGGTGGGGGAGGACCGGTTGCTGCTGTCCGGGTTCGAGGCTCTGGCGCGGGCATTAACGGAAACCGTGTAA
- a CDS encoding pyruvate, water dikinase regulatory protein: MKRSAFFISDGTGITAETLGQSLLAQFENITFSKVTRPYIDNADKARAMVQQINKAAETDGMRPIIFDTIVNQDIREILATSNGFMIDIFSTFLAPLEQELTEHSSYTVGKSHSIGHNSNYMERIEAVNFALDNDDGARTHYYDKADLILVGVSRCGKTPTCLYMAMQFGIRAANYPLTEDDMERLTLPTALRAHQHKLFGLTIDPDRLTAIRNERKPNSRYSSYAQCEFEVREVENLFRRENIPHINSTHFSVEEISAKILVEKGVERRFK; encoded by the coding sequence ATGAAACGATCTGCTTTCTTTATCTCCGATGGCACCGGCATCACTGCCGAAACCCTGGGTCAAAGCCTTCTGGCGCAGTTCGAAAACATTACCTTCAGCAAAGTCACGCGGCCGTATATCGACAACGCGGACAAAGCGCGGGCCATGGTACAACAAATCAACAAAGCCGCTGAAACCGACGGCATGCGCCCGATCATCTTCGACACCATCGTCAATCAGGACATCCGTGAGATTCTCGCAACCTCCAATGGTTTCATGATCGACATTTTCTCGACCTTCCTCGCCCCGCTCGAACAGGAACTGACCGAGCATTCTTCCTACACCGTCGGCAAGTCCCACTCGATCGGGCATAACTCCAATTACATGGAGCGCATCGAGGCGGTGAACTTCGCCCTCGACAACGACGACGGCGCGCGCACCCACTATTACGACAAGGCCGACCTGATACTAGTGGGCGTGTCGCGTTGTGGTAAGACGCCGACGTGTCTGTACATGGCGATGCAATTCGGCATTCGCGCGGCCAACTACCCGCTGACCGAAGACGACATGGAGCGCCTGACCCTGCCAACCGCCCTGCGCGCCCATCAGCACAAGCTGTTCGGCCTGACCATCGACCCGGATCGCCTCACCGCGATCCGCAACGAGCGCAAGCCCAACAGCCGTTATTCGAGCTACGCCCAGTGCGAATTCGAAGTGCGTGAAGTGGAAAACCTGTTCCGCCGCGAGAACATCCCGCACATCAACTCCACGCATTTTTCGGTGGAAGAGATTTCGGCGAAGATTCTGGTGGAGAAAGGCGTGGAGCGGCGGTTCAAATAG